The nucleotide sequence CCCATCTGGTGTCTGGTACTTGCATCGAGGCTCAACTAACTTTTTAAGGATAAAGTAGTACTATCCCATCATAGTTTTACGCTCGGTGTTTGGTACTTGCATCGAAGCTCAACTAAATTCGGATTTTGGAGAGTCCCACATTTAGGATAAAATGTTAGCTAGGACTCCAATTCGAGATGTCTAGTTAAAGATAAAGTAGTAACATCCATTCACAATTTCCAACCGGTGTCTAGTACCTGCATTGAGGCTCAACTAAATCCGAATTATGGGAAGTTCCACATTGAGGATAAAATGTTACCCAAGAATCGAACTCGGGATCTCGTGTTAAGGATAATGTAGTATCGTCCGATAAAGGTTTCTCACCCGGTGTCTGGTACTTACGTTAAGGCTCAACTAACTCCGGGTTGTGAAAAGTCCAACGTTGAGTCTAAAATGTTACCTAGTACTCTGAACTCGAGATCTTTGGTCAAGGATGGAGTAGTACTATCATGCCACGTTGAGTTCTTTTTCTTCGTAAAATTTCATGCATTTGATGATTTGTTTTGTGCAGGAGTTTCCATATCAGGCGAATAATCTCGAGGTGTTGAACCATACTACTGTAATTAAAACCTCACGATTAGATTCGACCACTAACACACCTTCTAACAAGGTACCTTCTTTTCTGCATTCTCAATTTACTAGTCATCGTGATTGCTGTGCTGCAAACTCCAAATTGTTCTAGCTTCGGGATTGTGGTTCCGGTAAAGTTAGCTGCGCTTAGCTAGCGCTCGTTGGTCTTTCATGATAGAGACCATGCCATCCATTTTGAGCCAATGTGGGAACTCAACACTCCCGTACACCTAGGCCTGACATTGGATACACCAAGAACTGGGATGAACCTGAGTCTGATACCAAAATGAAccttggacctaactcaaccGCAAAAGTTAGCCCATAAACATTTATTCCCAACAATGCACCTAGTATAatgccacaagtggggtctgggtaGGGTGGCGTGTAAGCAGACGTCCCCTATCTTGAgcaggtagagaggctgtttccaatagaccgtCTGCTCAAGTAAAGCATGTTTTATTACAAGTACTAGAGGTTACACTTAAGTAATCCCTTATTGTCAACTGGGAAGAAAGATATAATATAAAGAAACCTATgttactcggactcttcaaaaatgccaACGGGTGCGTATCGGATTCCccaaaactagtgtatttttggagaatccgacaagggtgcggcatcaaaagtgaaggGTCCGTGCAACTTAGAAAGAAACATACCTGGGGGAAGGGGGCTTGGCACACTAAAGTGTATCTTATGAGATTTTCCTTGTTCGATAACTTTTTCAAAGAAATTCTTCTTGCCGGAAAAAAACACAGTTAAGTCTTTTCTCATAAAAAATCTGGAATTTTCGTTTTCTTGTGTTTTAAGAACTCGTTTGTTTCTTTTTGGCATCGATATGTTCAATGTTGCTTGTATGGAAATTGTTATTATGTATATACTAGTCACTTTCTGTTGATATTACGCTCACGTCTTCCCGTTATCTAACCATTTGATGTACAAAGAATCTGATGCTTCTCTTTCTATTATCTGGCAGAACTTTTGTCCGATATGTCTGGATCCGTTGAGCTACAGCTGCGATAGCAGTCCAGGACAGGCTATATTCACAGCTCAATGCTCTCATGCTTTCCATTTTGCTTGTATATCATCCAACATCCGCCACGGCAATGTTACTTGTCCTGTTTGCCGTGCACATTGGACTCAGTTACCTCGGACGTTGAAGCTTCATTATACTCCTCACAGTAATCAAGCTGATCCCATTCTCCAGATTCTTGATGAATCAATTGCTACTTCTCGGGTACATAGGCGTTCCTTTTTACGCTCTGCtcgttatgatgatgatgatcctGTCGAGCCTGACCGCACATCAGATATTCACCGTTTGCATCTGTCTTTATCACCTGACCCTCACAGTACCTCCGTGTTTGATCCTTGCCTGAATCAAAAGTCCGGCTTTAGCTCATGCCCTTACCCTCAGCATTGTCTATGTAGTTCTTCTTTAGAATCTTCACAGACAGCAGCACGGCATTTTGTAGAAACTACGCAGTCCCCCGTTGTTAGCAGCTCGTCTAGGAGTGCTTATCTTTGCTTAAAATTGGCACATCAGCCAGCCACCGACTTAATCTTAGTGGCAAGCCCAAATGGACCTCACCTTAGGCTTATGAAACAAGCCATGGCGTTTGTGGTATTTTCATTGCGGCCTATAGACCGGTTGGCTATTGTTACCTACTCTTCTGCCGCAGCACGGATCTTCCCGCTCAAGTGTATGACCTCTTATGGGAAGCGCACGGCACTTCAAG is from Capsicum annuum cultivar UCD-10X-F1 chromosome 5, UCD10Xv1.1, whole genome shotgun sequence and encodes:
- the LOC107870085 gene encoding E3 ubiquitin-protein ligase WAV3 isoform X1, with translation MPVMGIFAGESSLSYSGKLKKVAKRILVQTCNSFFCGYQNSPPSSVPNNNNNNTSEFPYQANNLEVLNHTTVIKTSRLDSTTNTPSNKNFCPICLDPLSYSCDSSPGQAIFTAQCSHAFHFACISSNIRHGNVTCPVCRAHWTQLPRTLKLHYTPHSNQADPILQILDESIATSRVHRRSFLRSARYDDDDPVEPDRTSDIHRLHLSLSPDPHSTSVFDPCLNQKSGFSSCPYPQHCLCSSSLESSQTAARHFVETTQSPVVSSSSRSAYLCLKLAHQPATDLILVASPNGPHLRLMKQAMAFVVFSLRPIDRLAIVTYSSAAARIFPLKCMTSYGKRTALQVIDRLFYMGQADPAEGLKKGVKILRERSHQNTHSFILHLSDNPTRSFHGFHLELPITIHKFHVGFGFGTSNGFVMHEFERFLAKILCGAVRDIALRIGEDTRIVRLGELRGGEERRIPLLLEEMDKVRVVYTYIDCMMDDTIKTGEVVVGIGDRKEMTDDVDVVESTGGRSSSVEGWEYHDPFMARRWAKRLHGYRI
- the LOC107870085 gene encoding E3 ubiquitin-protein ligase WAV3 isoform X2 codes for the protein MPVMGIFAGESSLSYSGKLKKVAKRILVQTCNSFFCGYQNSPPSSVPNNNNNNTSNFCPICLDPLSYSCDSSPGQAIFTAQCSHAFHFACISSNIRHGNVTCPVCRAHWTQLPRTLKLHYTPHSNQADPILQILDESIATSRVHRRSFLRSARYDDDDPVEPDRTSDIHRLHLSLSPDPHSTSVFDPCLNQKSGFSSCPYPQHCLCSSSLESSQTAARHFVETTQSPVVSSSSRSAYLCLKLAHQPATDLILVASPNGPHLRLMKQAMAFVVFSLRPIDRLAIVTYSSAAARIFPLKCMTSYGKRTALQVIDRLFYMGQADPAEGLKKGVKILRERSHQNTHSFILHLSDNPTRSFHGFHLELPITIHKFHVGFGFGTSNGFVMHEFERFLAKILCGAVRDIALRIGEDTRIVRLGELRGGEERRIPLLLEEMDKVRVVYTYIDCMMDDTIKTGEVVVGIGDRKEMTDDVDVVESTGGRSSSVEGWEYHDPFMARRWAKRLHGYRI